Proteins co-encoded in one Hyphomicrobiales bacterium genomic window:
- a CDS encoding TAXI family TRAP transporter solute-binding subunit produces MINSFLTLENQSLTHDAVTRQSDQVRRFAFMALIAVLFLGFISTNSPARADVTYNFYTGSSSSNYHPVGVALATLIKLKRSESDNLLLKVQGSRGPTDNMHALLTGKADVAFVDASTLLAAITKKPPFDQYKNARQLRSLATLWEANAHLIIRGNFVRKDDLEDFRSLTSQAISFGQAGSLSHDAAKLLFRKNGLIHDKLFSLPNLDPRETVDAFANDVINGLALFSHSGDHTIKDAFFNRDNEAVLLNISDEHLSKLNDDEIPIWNRVTIEANTYPNQTSPVQTVGQKNFLVSLSSFPREDALHLTRTLYENLTFLKALHPAAEKIENEISRTNLIAPLHAGSEKYFLSEKPCSGLFCLFN; encoded by the coding sequence ATGATAAATAGCTTCCTCACACTTGAAAATCAAAGTCTTACTCACGATGCAGTTACTAGACAGAGTGACCAAGTGCGCCGTTTTGCCTTTATGGCCCTCATCGCTGTGTTATTCCTAGGTTTTATAAGCACCAACAGTCCTGCTCGCGCCGACGTTACTTATAATTTTTACACCGGAAGTTCTTCAAGCAACTACCATCCGGTTGGCGTTGCCCTTGCAACACTCATCAAATTGAAACGATCTGAATCAGATAATCTTCTGCTAAAGGTCCAAGGAAGTCGCGGCCCTACCGACAATATGCATGCCTTATTGACCGGCAAAGCAGATGTTGCCTTCGTTGATGCATCAACCCTATTGGCAGCAATCACAAAGAAACCCCCATTTGATCAATACAAAAACGCCAGACAACTAAGGTCATTGGCCACCCTATGGGAAGCAAACGCGCATTTGATCATACGCGGAAACTTTGTGCGAAAAGATGACTTAGAAGACTTCAGGTCGTTAACCAGCCAAGCGATATCATTTGGTCAAGCAGGTTCTCTCTCCCACGATGCTGCAAAACTTCTTTTCCGCAAAAATGGCTTGATCCACGACAAATTGTTTAGCCTGCCCAACCTCGACCCCCGTGAAACGGTTGATGCTTTTGCCAACGATGTCATCAACGGATTAGCCCTGTTTTCTCATTCGGGCGACCATACAATCAAAGATGCTTTCTTCAATAGAGACAATGAAGCTGTATTGCTGAATATTTCAGACGAGCATTTATCAAAACTCAACGATGACGAAATCCCAATCTGGAACCGTGTCACGATTGAGGCTAACACTTATCCTAATCAGACCAGTCCAGTACAAACAGTCGGGCAGAAAAATTTCCTTGTTAGCCTTAGCTCTTTTCCAAGAGAAGACGCACTGCATCTTACCCGCACACTTTATGAAAACTTGACCTTCCTAAAGGCGCTGCACCCTGCTGCTGAGAAAATTGAAAACGAAATTTCCAGAACAAATTTGATTGCTCCGTTGCACGCGGGATCAGAAAAATACTTCCTTAGCGAAAAGCCATGCTCTGGCTTATTTTGCTTGTTTAACTAA
- a CDS encoding D-alanyl-D-alanine carboxypeptidase family protein: MLKLFLVPFVALSLFVTSGLSAQAGPFILVDLNSEKVLAADRPTDPWYPASITKLMTLYVAVEAIRNGELSLTSTLKMSRNASRAQPSKMGFKVGTQVTMANAFQMLIVKSANDIAVAIAERVSGSVPAFAKRMTATARRIGMTGSNFVNPHGLPNKSQYVTARDMAVLAAAFHRNFPEVMPIFKLAAIRFGKSNLRSHNLLVEHYRGATGMKTGFICSGGLTMVGSAKRGGKNLLVVILGELSSIDRAEKAALVLERGFGGSFSKSRGALASYKPRPTRSSPVDIRPHVCGGHRKIRQFQIVAPQPRPKKGIFKRSKYTSPQRKNFGPNLGDKSHPQGALIGVPGRRKSRSHILQPRREGAISRVYAGPHRPDVKVPFTVNVSKKARKQLAKVQKQEALRAEANATPAFGIPLPRQNPLVAGRQSRATPVTTPAAPTDLRPAVRSSASAFANASNGAAAVKPASAASSLHQ; encoded by the coding sequence ATGCTAAAGTTGTTCTTAGTACCCTTTGTTGCGCTAAGCCTTTTTGTAACCAGTGGTTTATCGGCCCAAGCTGGCCCGTTCATTTTGGTTGATTTGAATTCAGAAAAAGTGCTAGCCGCTGACCGCCCGACGGACCCTTGGTATCCTGCTTCTATAACCAAATTGATGACACTTTATGTGGCGGTTGAAGCCATTCGTAATGGTGAGCTGTCGCTTACATCTACGTTGAAGATGTCAAGAAATGCATCGCGTGCTCAGCCGAGCAAAATGGGTTTCAAAGTTGGAACACAGGTTACAATGGCCAATGCATTCCAAATGCTGATTGTTAAATCTGCCAATGACATAGCCGTGGCCATTGCAGAGCGCGTTTCAGGGTCTGTGCCAGCTTTTGCCAAACGTATGACCGCAACCGCGCGCCGGATTGGTATGACAGGTAGTAATTTCGTCAATCCACATGGGCTCCCAAATAAATCGCAATATGTAACCGCGCGGGACATGGCTGTTTTGGCTGCCGCTTTCCATCGTAATTTCCCGGAAGTGATGCCGATTTTTAAGTTGGCAGCTATTCGTTTTGGCAAAAGTAATCTGCGTTCCCACAATTTGTTGGTTGAGCATTATCGCGGTGCGACGGGCATGAAAACTGGGTTTATATGTTCTGGTGGTTTGACCATGGTGGGCTCTGCTAAACGGGGCGGCAAGAACTTGCTGGTTGTTATTTTGGGCGAGCTTTCTTCTATTGACCGTGCTGAAAAAGCAGCCTTGGTCTTAGAGCGCGGTTTTGGGGGTTCTTTTAGCAAAAGTCGCGGGGCACTTGCTTCTTATAAGCCACGGCCAACGCGCAGCTCACCTGTTGATATTCGTCCGCATGTTTGCGGTGGACACCGTAAAATTAGACAGTTTCAGATCGTAGCGCCGCAACCGCGCCCAAAGAAGGGCATCTTTAAACGCTCAAAATACACGTCACCGCAGCGTAAAAACTTTGGTCCAAACCTCGGTGATAAATCCCATCCGCAAGGCGCGCTCATTGGTGTGCCTGGGCGTCGTAAATCTCGGTCTCATATTTTGCAACCACGCCGCGAAGGCGCTATTTCTCGGGTTTATGCGGGCCCACACCGTCCTGATGTGAAGGTTCCTTTTACGGTGAACGTTAGTAAGAAGGCGCGCAAGCAATTAGCAAAGGTGCAAAAGCAAGAAGCGTTAAGAGCAGAAGCGAATGCGACGCCAGCATTTGGAATTCCTTTGCCGCGCCAAAATCCTCTGGTTGCGGGACGTCAAAGCCGTGCAACGCCTGTAACCACACCGGCAGCACCAACGGACCTTCGTCCTGCTGTTCGATCATCAGCCAGCGCATTTGCAAATGCGTCTAATGGGGCTGCTGCCGTCAAGCCTGCGAGCGCTGCTAGCTCATTGCATCAATAG